Genomic DNA from Etheostoma cragini isolate CJK2018 chromosome 7, CSU_Ecrag_1.0, whole genome shotgun sequence:
taatcatttattgttattattatttatagatACATGTCTGCTCCATTACTTACAGCAAAATAATGCCTATTTTCTCTGTATCTGTACtgtagcctggctccgccctcctacgtactcccgctcaattttaattttcctttatGAGCTTTTCTCAAACCCAGTGAGGAAAAAgttttgattttccagctcactCCAAGTTCGCCAAGGCTAACGTTAGTAAAGCTGGTTGCTGATGGCTCTGgccagatccaatagttttaaacttcaacagagtgcCCGCATTCAAAGGAGTTAACTtatgtcaatggagagtggccagactctgtacaaatgaaatgtacgagggtctggtaggaccaggctacctGTACTGTGCActacttttcattttaatgtttgctaCATGTTATATGACACAATGTAACTGCAAATGTCATGCAATTTAACCCCATGAATACTTAAGCAGTGTGTTCATGTATGTTCAGGGTAACTTCTTCCAGAACATTGGCTCCATTACTCTCTTTGCTGTGATCGGCACAACTATCTCTGCCTTCATAGTCGGAGGCGGTATCTATTTCCTTGGGCAGGTGAGGATTGTTGTAGTATCAGTCAATAACTCTGTCGTTGCCAGGGCCTGTTCAGAAAAGCAGTGTGAACTGGTTTACATGTCACGATTCTTTGACTTTCCTGGAACAGCTTGTTAATACAGAGAGAAGTATTAGGCGTCCATTATCTCTGAATTCTTAAGAATATTTCTTGCGCTACGAATGTCGACATAACCAGATCTCTGTGTTGCAACTCTTAAtaatgtgtgtctatgttttggtatgtttttttcttaggCTGATGTCATTTATAAGATGTCTATGACTGATAGGTGAGTATGAGTGTTACACTCTAACTATTGTAAAACATTGTGTTCAAACTGACTTCAAGGGAAATTAGATATTAGTATATCATACTTATAGCATCACCCACTGACACCTTCAATCTACTTTAAGAACCAATCCCgcggatttaaaaaaacaaaaacaaaactgtacatCTAAAATTCTAATACCAAATCATTGCCGGTGTGGTCTGTTTGACAATGACTGCCTTAACTCTTGAATGCATGATATCTTGGCCGAATTAAGATGAGACATGAATCTATGTACAAAGCCCTAATATTCTGGGAAAGGATGTATGTATTCTTAAAAAATTGTGGCAATAGTTAAGGTAACAATTTGTCTGCCACCTTAGCAAACACATGCTTCCTTGTTTGTGACACACACCACCACTTTCTGTCTGCCTCCCTCTGACCTCCTGTACATACACAAATTAGCTATACTGTGTCTCGTTGGTGCCCATTTGTGTTAGTTTCTTATTTCTCCAATTATGTTAATGGAGTCAAAAGTGACTTATGTCTACTATATAACAAATTTTCACTCTTTTGCTGTAGCTTTGCCTTTGGCTCACTGATCTCCGCTGTAGACCCTGTAGCTACCATCGCCATCTTTAACGCCCTCAACGTAGACCCGGTCCTCAACATGCTGGTGTTCGGTGAGAGCATCCTAAACGACGCCGTCTCCATTGTCCTCACAAAGTAAGAGTTTCTATCCGCTCCTCAAGTTTAGTTTATCTTCCGCGGGACAATatttgcacatttacatttgcccATGAAGGATGCTTACACAGATTTTCACCCACCAGCCACCCAAAGCAGAACATGTACAAAGTAtgtagatgtttaaaaaaaaaaaggcttaaacatacagtacagctgCTATCCAAAAtgttgcacacacagacacacacacaatcatgctTACATGTACATATTGACTAACGTCTTTAATGGGTATCATTTTGTGGAAAAATTCATCTGTGACACCAATATATAGTACTTTCTATATACGCTGTTCTAAAAATAAGACAAACCTGCCGctacacacgcgcacacacacacacacacacacacacacacacacacacacacacacacacaaacaaaatacaaagacCAGTTTAAAGAGCAACACACCGTTTTGTGTAATTCCATTGTAAAACGCAGTTGGGGTGTAGTCCGATGTCCTCAACCATTGAATCcaacctgtttttttgtttttttttgtttttttattgccagTTCACAAAGCCTGTTCAAGGTGGGGCGGTTGTGCCTTTTATTCTGCACCGCCATTTGTATGAAAGGTACAGCAGAGACGGTTCAGTCACAGAGCTGAACTCACGTCTGTGTGGAAGGGACAGCCGGCATGGCAGGATTACGCGCAGTAGTGATACGCGAGTCAACTCACAGGCGGGTCAAAAAGTGTAGTATTCTGAGAAGATGAAGTTATTAATAACTTACATAAACATTGCATGCAATAgttctctccccccctcccccacactcAAATTCTAAGAGAGAGTATCACTCAGAATTGTCATGAGCATTGTCCTGTATCAACAAACAGGACacggcaacaaaaaaaaattctcaacaGACAAGTTTGATGGAAAAAGACATTTGGCAgaatttcattgtttgtttgcattaaCGTCATCCTGTCTAGAGGAACCTCTATATATACCAACTGATCTATCCAGGGGTCCCTGTCTGCAGTATTTTGTACTCAATGCTGCCTTATCTCTCCTACTCACAACCAGCTAAATGTGCAAAGTGATCTCAAGTGTCTGCATGCCCCGCTAGAGTAAATGAATGCATAAATAATGGATAGGCTGAACAGTTCTGGCAGTTTGCTTGTTGTTAGCACTTCTCAGACTGGCCTTCTTAGAAAGCTACTTACTACAGTTTGGCCCAGTCATTTATTACAGCCACGCAGCTAATGCCTTTGCTTGGCAGGTTGTTAATAACCATTACATCTGATTATTAATTGCGCTGTGTTGCCTGGCTGTTTGTCTGGACAACTGTTATAAAAAGgatttcaatttaattaaacagATAGTGGAGGAGGTACAGTGTTTCCCCCAGATTTGAAAGCAATTTGTGGGAGGAGGGGATGACGTCATACACTCATTTGCCTCTTTTTGAAATCATTACGCAATAATTTGCATTAAGCTTGAtggttgtgtcagcaaggtagatagagagaaatggaaatcttaagccaaataatcacaaatgtAGTACAGGAATTTATTGTACCTTATTATTATTGCTTAGGTAGCCTATCtttgaattgaaaaagaaaatctacaaaGGCAGGTTAAAAGTTTAATAAAGAATTCTCAAAGAAGGCTGGCTAGCCCAGGGCCAGGCCTGCTCAGCTGCATCGTTATCCCGTCGCGTCCCGCTGTCTCTCCTACCTACGCCGGcccctttctcccctttctacATGCCTATGCACGcggggaggggaggggctgcacttcacaaaacagattcagagagaggtgaCTGTTTTGGTGGCCTCGGGAAAGAAATACCTTGCGTGCTCGCTGGACAATACTGGCGACTTTTAAACCCAAAGTTGCTGTCTTTTCCACAGAAAGTCGCTAGATTTGTcgtttgtgaaaaaaagttgatACATTTAGGGCTTCTCCTGTCTGCATGTTGTAATGAGCAAGAACCCTGAGTTGCTCCCAATTGGCAGGCCAGAGCCTTGCATGTCAGCTCTGCCACAATTGGTGTATGAACGTGTGTTTTAAATGGGGGAATGAAAGGCAAGTTGTAAAGCGTTTTTTCCTGTAAGTTAGACATgcattacatactgtaaatgcagtCTATTTATAACACCTAGAGAATGCAATTTATTTGGGATGTACACATGATGACAAATTCTTTCCCCTAAACTAAGTTTAAGTCCAAAGAACAAATAATGTGAGAGAATTTGGtagcttgtttattttttgcattggGTATCAATGTGTCAAGTGTGCCAAAACTCACACTACTCCTTTTAAGATTTTTcaatattcaaaaacaaatgattgttGCCAATTGTCACAATGAATTCCTGTTAAGTCACTGGATACAGCAGACTGATGGCAAGATTACAACTCTGCACGCACTCTGATATTGTGACTTTGTCGGATTCAATGGTGGAGTTCTTCTGCCATCTAGGGTCAGGTAGAGGTATTACAACACAGgatgtataaatgtaaaattgtgGCTTATTTTGTCTTTCAGCACGGCCGAGGGCTTTTCCCGCTCAGACAACTCCATGGTAACAGGCTGGGAGACGTTTTGGCAAGCAATGGGTTAtttccttaaaatgttttttggttcTGCTGCTCTGGGAACCCTCACTGGACTCATCTCGGCTCTTGTATccagactgtgtgtttgtgtctgtgtgtgtgtgtgtgtgtgtgtgtgtgtgtgtgtgtgtgtgtgtgtgtgtgtgtgtgtgtgtgtgtgtgtgtgtaagagtgagCGAGCTTTAAACTCCTGttggtttttttttcatgtcaacCCTCTTTAAATTCCCTAACTCcctaaatagtttttaaaacattttgatctGAGGAAGACTCCTTCACTGGAGTTTGGCATGATGATCATCTTTGCGTACCTGCCCTATGGCCTGGCAGAAGGCATCAAACTGTCTGGtaggtacacacatacactggcACATACTTATTGATGCATGCCAAAGAAGgatttttatttacttctttttaGTGCCATTCTTTCTCTTCACCTACAGGAATAATGTCCATCCTGTTTGCGGGAATTGTGATGTCGCACTACACCCATCACAACTTGTCTCCTGTCACCCAGATCCTCATGCAGCAGACACTGCGCACAATGGCCTTCATGTGTGGTCAGTGAAACctatattttattccttttttgtttttgacttaACAATCAATTctcactatttatttattttttcctctacAGAGACCTGTGTGTTTGCCTTCCTTGGTCTCTCCATCTTCAGCTTCCCTCATAAGTTTGAATTATCTTTCGTCATCTGGTGCATAGTAAgggctctttttttaaatgttatttgaaCGTTGATTTAACTCATCGTGATCATTCTCATTTTTTCCCCATGATTGTCAGTGTGACCGCTGTTGTTCTCTCCATAGGTCCTGGTTCTTCTCGGCCGAGCAGTAAACATCTTCCCTCTGACGTTCCTGCTGAACTTTTTCAGAGACCACAAGATCACACCCAAAATGATGTTCATCATGTGGTTTAGTGGTGAGATGATAAAGTGAATCCTATGGCCcatattttaacgatctaagttCACAGGGGGAAGTGCTTGAAGTGTAATCATAATAACATgtactataaaatatatagatatacacaaTAATACTagtttatattgtaatatttaattttttattttttgcatgtttgttttacatatataaatgtaaaaatttgctgcttttctatgTTATACTGTATGATAGTAAACTGACTTGTCTACATTTGGGGAAATTGgttaaatgaacattttcactattttctgacattttatggacaATACGATCtatcaacagaaaaatacaacagaTTCATCCATAATGAAATGAATAgctatttgtatatatttaaaaaaaaaacataaagtatATTAGTGTCCAGATTTAAGTTTACattatataatttaattaaGTGTACATATTAATAATACGTACAATGTTTCCGCAAATGAACATTTTCAAGTACGTGTGTTCTCCTGTAGCCATTTCATATTCTTATTTCTTCGTCTTTACTTTTGTCTGGTAGGTTTGCGAGGTGCTATCCCCTATGCGTTGAGCCTTCATCTGGGCTTGGAGCCCATTGAGAAACGTCAGCTAATTGGTACCACTACCATCATCATCGTTCTCTTTACCATCCTCCTCATGGGGGGCGGGACCATGCCACTTATTCGCATAATGGACATTGAGGAGAGCCAGTCGAGGCGTAAGAGCAAGAAAGACATCAATCTCAGCAAGACAGAGAAAATGGTAATGGATGAAGCACTTTGATTCCACTTCAATCTGTAGACACTGGCTGAGGCTGCATTGGTAATAGCTGCGCCATCGTCTCCCTTCAGATCTTTACTGTTCTCTTTAGAGGGAAAATCATCAAAGGCAAACCGTCACATCATCGTCACAGAGATGCAAACTCagtaacagaaaagaaaagtacaaataaaCCCAAACTGACATTAATACATTTCTCAGAGATACCATAATATACAAGTTAGCATGTGACTCTATTAGCTCAAACTCTAGATAATTGATCATTGTTTTGAAGTACATCCTGCTATTGAAGTCAATGAAGGCATGTGGCAGGTGGTGTGTTTGCATGACTTTTGTATTCTGTATTTGAAGTCTTCCAGAGCTTAgctgtagggctgcacgatatgaggaaaaagAATGGGTTGACATACATTTTACCTTTAACACATACCTCCCCCCACCTGCACTGACCTGCCTCATTTGTTGGTCCCTCTCATTTCAGTTAATTATAATCATTCATCTgttctctctgctcctcctttctctccagGGTAATACTATTGAGTCAGAGCACCTATCAGAACTAACAGAGGAGGAGTACGAGGCTCATATCTACCAGAGACAAGATCTGAAGGGCTTTTTGTGGCTTGATGCTAAATACCTTAACCCTTTCTTCACTCGCAGGCTCACCCAAGAGGTAAGTAAGGGAGACAAaaatgagctgaactcaaagatctaagagaTTTcctaaatacacaaaacattcaATTCTCTCATATATTGTTCACAagtctgtctaaatctgtgttagtgagcacctCTCCTTCCAAAAACCAGTAAGGATGATCTGGGTTTAGGGTTCATCCGTGAGGAGAACACCTCTCCAAGGTGCCGGACGCCATCAAATGTGATCTTTAGCCGACTCAAGTCGAGAGAGAGAAGCCTTCTATTGTGGCAAGACTAGACAAATTTGTGAACactttgtaaatatttaagagaaataagccttttgtgtacatagaaaaagtcctatcatcatcatcttagctcatgaaaaatagaattgtttatcattttggtcagtgtgtttttattgtcttctaAACATACTGGTTTGCGTTCTGACCTTGGGTTGTAAACAGTAAATACTGCTGTAAATACCAATTTGGTGAAGCTTGTAATTGTTATTGTTAAGACGGTCAGAGGTGGGGATTTGGTCCTTATTTGTGAAGCCATACAGGGATACTTAAGTAATTATTTCCCCGTTTCAGGCGCTCAAGGACTAAATGACTGCACTGAGGTTTTGCACAGGCTAAATAAATGAGAAGCGGCTTTGCTGTACCTTGCATGTTTGCAAGGTATGCAATATGTCTTAAAggcttttcctttttaaatagcACAACATTTGGGAAAAGGGAATGTTGATTTCTAAATTATCCGGTGCAGCTAATTTATCACTGCTGACTGACCACTGTGGCAGAGGACAATGCAATTGTAGATGTAACGCCTTGAGAAAAAGCAGGTGTAAAATCTTGGTCAAACTCAGCCAtaaattctgattctgattctgataaatacACCAACATAATATATGTTAAATCAGCATCTGTGAGAGAAAGCTTCATCAAAATGAATTTGGCTGCAGACCAGGGCTacttatttaatgttatttttgtcttcACCTTGAGCAGCTCATAGTCGATGTTtctgtatgtttatttattcttgCATGTGAGCTGATGTGCcgatttgtgtgtgtactatgTTTCCCACAGGACTTGTTACATGGCCGAATCCAAATGAAGACCCTGACCAACAAGTGGTACGAAGAAGTCCGCCAGGGACCCTCAGGCTCAGAGGATGACGATGACGAAGCAGAACTTCTGTGAATTGAACAAACGCTTTGTATGTAAGCCTTCTTTTCAGTGTCAGTCACATGCACTTCTTGTTTGTTCACCTGCCCCCAACTTTATGTGACAGAGAAGTCTCAGTCAGTGCCCACAGAGCATTTTTAGTACACAAAGTGGGCTGTCATGTGTCAAATCATAGTGGTGTgccagtaaaaataaatgaaaaaaattctaacactaaattagacaaaaaagaaaaagaatctgTGACATAATATTTCTCATAGAATGTCATATTGTTACTTGCTagagaacgttttttttttattttaatgttgcgaAACCTTTGGGtgtattgttttctttcatgAAGGTTTGGGTCTGAAGGGAAGACGGCACTGAAGTCAGTAGGGACATTTTCTATGTGATGCAATACTCAatctagggctgggcgatatggactaaaaatcaaatatcacaaaatgtttgaccaaatacctcgatatggATACCGCAACATTACTGTAGTGTTGACTgttggtgttttcacaaaatatttacacaacgatatttttgataaataatcatcagtaatgtgcatataatgacaaataatagTTACAACTGTCTGGTAAgttcaaaaaatgacattactgtaatgcagcttttaaaatcaagaaaatacaCTTATgaaacacttatgccatattacaatatccaaaatctaagacgatatctagtctcaaatcacaatattgatataatatcaatatattgcccagctctaactCCAgcactttttcaatttttctcttTGGTTTTGTATTTGTCTTCGTGCGGCACTAAGTTTTACTTTGGGTCAGGGGAAGGATGAAACACAATGTTGCTACAGGCTAGATTTTTAAATGGGATTTTTAATAAGCCCCAGGTTTCTGCTTTGAATAGCTTCCTGTTAAACTAGATTTAATTCTCTTTGGGTCTTCACATTTGTATGAATGAGTGATTCTGACTGTAGACTCATATATTCATACATAGGTAATGAAGAGAAAGTACCGGAAGTGATGCAAGAGCTACCACAAACCTTCCAGCAAAGAAGCAAACAAAGAGAATTGCAGGAGAGAGTTAAAGCTAATGAAATGCCTTAAGTAAAACTAATAACTTTCAAAACTTAAAACATCTAGCTTACAGGAGGACAATTACGCTCCAGGAAATTGGAAATGGCCTTTATTCCAATTATGGTTCGTTTGGTTTCCCAAAATCTTAatgtaagtaaagtaaaactttgcttttataatttttcactttgagtttCTTATGAAGATGGGCACCAATGAATGTGTGGTTaaattgaaataatgttttgtgaatgtaatctattttgttctatttatttatgaaatgtttGTGGGATCAAGGGTTTTATACAAGCTCTATGAGCTGCTGAATTATAGAAAACAAAtctataataaaacatattgaaaTTTTATGTTGTACAGATTGCTAATTTAATGAGGGAGAGCTATATCTCTTAAAGAGTTAGTCTTTTTACTGCATTTCCCAAATATCTTATAAAATGCTTTTGAACCAGTCCTATTTGTTGAGGTATCTTAAGTAGACCGAAGTATTGACAGTATTTATGATCTGTTTCCTGCAGTcttaaaaatgcaatttcaacaTGAGAGCACTTTTAAGTAGAactgtaatacattttctgatAAATAAACCATAGCTAATTAAGGGAGTATTGGAATACTGAATAATAAATAGGAACTGAACATCACCTAAATAAATCAACTCTTCACAAATCTAAAGGTAAATATATCAGTCTTACCTACTGACATTGGATCTAGTTCCTAAAAGCActaaagtgactatatgtaactttaaaatgtttctgaaactgtaatTTTTCATCTCATGATCATACAGGACCAAAAAAAGTACtagaaacaaaaagtgaaaacagtgcttttttattctatttttttattaatgccacTTGCTGGGTCCGATTTTTCATGCTAAGTCACAAAACAATTTACGGCTGGTAGATGGCGCTATAGAGAACACATTCTGAAGGGTCACAGATTTTGGCGAAACACAGGAGAAGTCTGTGTTAGTGAGTATGCaggtaaaaggtagcaggagatttcttcatgtaggcctaattgtattttaactcttttattttagaagtaATCTGCTGTAGTAATGACTGATGCTGGGGCAAGACCAtcacagaagagaaagaaacaaaca
This window encodes:
- the slc9a8 gene encoding sodium/hydrogen exchanger 8 — translated: MQGFNSKVVWLSFLLLFVNPCVPQQAKRENSLDLHEKDDDGGDVYHAQVENQQTLVKNNKEDGHDSINQQKDGQSISKFNETDNYSNETLHSTTAAVKPTTQAPPTAKPILPVQTGVKAQEEEQSSGMTIFFSLLVIGICIILVHLLIKFKLHFLPESVAVVSLGILMGGFIKIIEFLELANWKEEEMFRPNMFFLLLLPPIIFESGYSLHKGNFFQNIGSITLFAVIGTTISAFIVGGGIYFLGQADVIYKMSMTDSFAFGSLISAVDPVATIAIFNALNVDPVLNMLVFGESILNDAVSIVLTNTAEGFSRSDNSMVTGWETFWQAMGYFLKMFFGSAALGTLTGLISALFLKHFDLRKTPSLEFGMMIIFAYLPYGLAEGIKLSGIMSILFAGIVMSHYTHHNLSPVTQILMQQTLRTMAFMCETCVFAFLGLSIFSFPHKFELSFVIWCIVLVLLGRAVNIFPLTFLLNFFRDHKITPKMMFIMWFSGLRGAIPYALSLHLGLEPIEKRQLIGTTTIIIVLFTILLMGGGTMPLIRIMDIEESQSRRKSKKDINLSKTEKMGNTIESEHLSELTEEEYEAHIYQRQDLKGFLWLDAKYLNPFFTRRLTQEDLLHGRIQMKTLTNKWYEEVRQGPSGSEDDDDEAELL